Proteins encoded within one genomic window of Eleutherodactylus coqui strain aEleCoq1 chromosome 1, aEleCoq1.hap1, whole genome shotgun sequence:
- the GEMIN4 gene encoding gem-associated protein 4, translating to MSNAMEFGSWNICEQIVVLQGALLLAEKITLQKTLLEIKKADWPLVEKPITNALKEISSGTWSQSHEWRKKVVAIFWAKALSSQAQLSLEDDLEIDRRWREDIFFPVENMIPKINRTVFFEVLKVTKAADVFAELLLALPTDFWVEEVSLMLNHICDETSIEDVTFFLDVWWEIMKNSKNGKDEIVEAFSAVACQYLTKANDEVCQSSKRFKPDPEQCLPPPENILAVFLEGLHRIRPSIENSKLKCYTIANLADMLCSSAFLEKESGDLPIRLYLEKLVAVLCFCKTKVKDDNPQKSLPEMIREAEKIVQSGSTASRFRLLRGAQHFGLNILKDLLLHWGEELHNYMNNSDKMSYECFRMNGSLASLQKNLLALKPSETFPEEQRANALDVANCISSLLEKTANISITCKMNDVDMMAAVAKNIIDYKMLRYKEVCSEFASEITWAFTGDWLNCLKTNKELFLEPDLILKLLETIDKATSEQNNLNLLEIQKSTALILDMFCELSVPQMDDVLMRVLNTWGEKGLSHCMSAFTDNFQEELNMTFNQISQNVTDYNTVSKVARLAVLYPEHVISKACHFAVSNLGAHVFLAKILTSLTALSFRCSNNAGTSLLSRCLMETCWGKLSSDKEELQFLYLLSYVMSPSETTGNISLLQPAEVVKTFVLPYILDECVHVELCLNILHKALNVENPLDESGKHWVLSCSPFPLIMSLCKLLNSFSRCWQQSDKPYCLTLGSKELIIEILTQICTLILPEAETGVETWGKSLFWLHRKMEHLDWVVRLRLKSVFGEHFKYEAPASLFQVCKLSENDWTAVDLPEYGPGTGLLAWMECCCISGEMKDLMLSLLRVNTEDPDEVNLFSKGFLVAMIQVLPWCSSTECKLLSQVVMSLLRRQLLHVPYSLEYVQYMPLLNLRPFAYDLQFSVLLLRGFQLLCSSSCSNWLTFDGQKHTARLYSICIADMLDAVKQQLAEYNLEMQKVEKESDCVQEVLFIYSQVFCHVLHIIAMMPENTCEPLFFLSLEILSLYEGLRANDISTNSSLRQANERHFLRSITENVSNEHHRATLMQKINKL from the coding sequence CTGTGGAAAACATGATCCCAAAAATTAATCGCACCGTTTTCTTTGAAGTACTCAAAGTCACCAAAGCAGCAGACGTATTTGCAGAACTTCTCTTGGCACTGCCAACAGATTTTTGGGTGGAAGAAGTGTCCTTAATGTTGAACCATATTTGTGATGAAACTTCCATAGAAGATGTGACTTTTTTCCTAGATGTATGGTGGGAGATCATGAAAAATAGTAAAAACGGGAAGGATGAGATTGTGGAAGCATTTTCAGCTGTTGCATGCCAGTACTTGACAAAGGCTAATGACGAAGTTTGCCAAAGCTCTAAAAGATTTAAGCCGGATCCTGAGCAATGCTTACCTCCACCTGAAAACATTCTTGCTGTGTTCTTAGAAGGGCTTCATAGAATCAGGCCGAGTATTGAGAACAGCAAACTGAAGTGCTACACAATAGCAAATTTAGCAGACATGTTGTGCTCATCTGCTTTTCTAGAAAAAGAGTCAGGGGATCTTCCTATAAGATTATACTTGGAAAAGTTGGTTGCTGTCCTTTGTTTTTGTAAGACAAAAGTCAAGGACGATAATCCTCAAAAAAGCCTCCCAGAAATGATTAGGGAGGCGGAGAAGATTGTGCAGAGTGGCAGCACTGCTTCCAGGTTTCGCTTATTAAGAGGCGCCCAGCACTTTGGTTTAAACATTCTGAAAGATCTTCTGCTTCATTGGGGGGAAGAACTGCACAATTACATGAATAACAGTGACAAGATGTCCTATGAATGTTTTAGGATGAATGGTAGTCTGGCATCCTTACAAAAAAATTTGCTTGCATTAAAGCCTAGTGAGACTTTTCCAGAAGAACAAAGAGCGAACGCTTTAGATGTGGCAAACTGCATTTCAAGCCTTCTGGAGAAAACTGCCAACATTTCGATAACATGCAAGATGAATGATGTGGACATGATGGCTGCTGTTGCCAAAAACATAATTGATTATAAAATGTTGCGCTATAAAGAGGTATGTTCCGAGTTTGCATCAGAAATCACGTGGGCATTCACCGGTGACTGGCTCAACTGTCTTAAAACTAATAAAGAACTTTTTCTGGAACCTGACCTAATTTTGAAATTGTTGGAGACTATTGATAAAGCCACATCCGAGCAGAACAATCTAAACCTTCTGGAGATTCAGAAATCTACTGCTCTCATTTTAGATATGTTTTGTGAACTTTCCGTACCTCAGATGGATGATGTACTGATGAGAGTCCTAAATACATGGGGTGAAAAGGGTCTATCTCACTGCATGTCTGCATTTACAGATAACTTCCAAGAGGAGCTCAACATGACATTCAATCAAATCTCTCAAAACGTAACGGATTATAACACGGTTTCAAAAGTGGCAAGACTGGCCGTGTTGTATCCGGAGCATGTCATAAGcaaagcatgccactttgctgtATCTAATCTAGGGGCTCATGTGTTTTTGGCAAAAATATTGACTTCGCTTACGGCTTTAAGCTTTAGGTGCTCTAATAATGCAGGCACATCGTTATTATCTCGCTGCTTGATGGAGACCTGTTGGGGGAAACTGTCCTCCGATAAAGAAGAACTTCAGTTTTTGTACTTGCTCAGTTATGTAATGAGTCCTTCTGAAACTACTGGTAATATCTCCCTTCTACAGCCGGCTGAGGTAGTGAAGACATTCGTTCTTCCGTATATACTTGATGAATGTGTTCATGTGGAGTTGTGCTTGAATATTCTTCATAAAGCTCTAAATGTTGAGAACCCattagatgagtctggtaagcaCTGGGTTCTGTCCTGCTCACCATTCCCTCTCATTATGTCTCTTTGTAAACTCCTCAATAGTTTCAGTAGGTGCTGGCAACAATCAGATAAGCCATATTGCCTTACACTTGGATCCAAGGAGTTAATCATTGAAATTCTCACCCAGATCTGCACCCTAATATTACCAGAAGCGGAAACTGGTGTAGAAACTTGGGGCAAATCACTGTtttggctgcacaggaaaatggagcatttaGATTGGGTCGTGCGATTGAGACTAAAGTCTGTATTTGGAGAGCACTTTAAGTATGAAGCCCCTGCATCCTTGTTTCAAGTTTGCAAACTTTCAGAGAATGACTGGACAGCAGTAGACCTGCCAGAGTATGGTCCAGGCACAGGGCTATTGGCTTGGATGGAATGCTGTTGTATTTCGGGGGAAATGAAAGATCTAATGCTTTCACTTCTTCGTGTCAACACCGAAGACCCAGATGAGGTTAATCTTTTTAGTAAAGGATTTCTAGTAGCCATGATACAAGTCCTGCCATGGTGCAGCTCAACGGAGTGCAAGCTTCTTTCTCAGGTGGTGATGAGTCTTTTGAGGAGACAACTTCTCCATGTACCATATTCTCTggagtatgtacagtatatgcctCTTTTGAACCTGCGCCCTTTTGCCTATGATCTTCAGTTCTCGGTCCTATTACTCAGAGGGTTTCAACTCCTCTGTAGCTCAAGCTGTTCGAACTGGCTTACTTTTGATGGTCAGAAGCACACTGCAAGACTTTATAGCATCTGTATAGCTGACATGCTGGATGCTGTTAAACAGCAGCTGGCAGAATACAATCTCGAAatgcaaaaagttgaaaaagaatCGGACTGTGTACAGGAGGTGCTATTTATTTATAGTCAGGTATTCTGTCATGTGCTCCATATAATAGCAATGATGCCAGAAAATACATGTGAACCTCTCTTCTTCTTGTCCCTAGAAATCCTCTCCCTATATGAAGGCCTGAGGGCAAATGACATTTCCACAAACAGCTCACTCAGGCAAGCTAATGAAAGACATTTCTTGAGGTCCATTACGGAGAATGTGAGCAATGAGCACCATCGAGCTACACTAATGCAGAAAATTAACAAGCTTTAG